The nucleotide window GGATTCAGGTGAAATAAGATTGTTGACATCCCAAACAGGCCTTGATACGATATCCGCCTTTCCAGCTTGCGGTATGACAACCACTTAAGGAAGGTATAATGGACTTTGCAGCGGCTCTGAAGCCTGTCAACTCATCAATGATAGAGGTCGAGCAACGCCTTTTCACCGACCTTGCCGCCGACAATAGAGAGGTCGGCGAGATAATCCTGCACGTAAGCAGATTTAAGGGCAAGAGGTTCAGGCCAGCCGTTCTTCTCCTCAGCGGTAAGGTCTGTGGGAAGATAGCCCCACAGCATCTGGACCTTGCGGTTGTTGCAGAACTGATACATATAGCCACCCTGATTCATGATGACGTAATCGACGAAGCTACGATGAGGAGACACGTCGAAACCGTGGACGCGAAATGGGGCAGAGAGATATCCATATTGCTGGGTGATTATATCTGGTCGAGGGGTTTTACCATACTGGCCTCTATGGATTCACAGATGGCCACCTATATAATGTCACAAACGGTGAACATCATGTGTGAAGGCGAGCTGGTTCAGCTTATAAGGCGCTACGACCTGAGCCTTACGGAAGAGGAGTATCTGGACATAATAGAGCGTAAGACCGCCCGCCTCTTTGCCACATGCTGCCGTCTTGGAGCCATGTTTGCCGGCGCGAATCGCGGTATGCAAGAGACGCTGGCCAGCTACGGCCTCAAAATAGGTATGGCGTTCCAGATAGTGGACGACTGCCTTGACATAGTCGGAAATGAGGACGAGATGGGCAAGTCGCTTTCTACCGACCTGCAAAAGGGGAAGCTTACATTGCCCATTATACGCCTGGCTGGAAACCTCCCGGAGACCAGAAGAGAGAGCACGTGCAGCTGGATATTCCAGAATTTTAACGACCAGAACCGCAGTACGGTACTGGAACTCTTTACGGAACACGACGCTGTCGAGTACTCCATCAACAAGGCCAACCAGTATGTCCGTGAAGCCAAGGACGTGATCTCTTCCCTCGCGGAGTCAGAGGGCAAAATGGCCCTGCTGGAGCTGGCTGACGCGGTGGTCAGCAGAACAAAATAAAGATCCCGAGGGGTCGAAACGCTTTCTAAGTGTGTTCGCCGTGCCTTAATGCGCTTCCTTTTGTGTAATCCCCCGGACTACCCAGAATATCCCGCAGATGGTCTTGGCGTCTGCTATCTCGCCCGTTTTGATCTTGTCTATGGCCTGACCCAGTTTCATCTTCACGACCTCTATACCTTCTTCAGGCTTGTACCCCGGCGCAGTCAGCTCTGTAGCCCTGTAGATGTGCATCAGTTCGTCCATAACACCGGGAGAGGTATAGAACTGTCCCAGTTTCTCCATCTTTCCGGCATTCAAGCCGGCCTCCTCTCTCAATTCTCTCACCGCGCATTGCTCCGGACTCTCACCCTTCTCAATGATCCCGGCAGGTATCTCATACAGTTCGGAACGGATGGCATAGCGGAATTGCTTGACCAAAAAAACGTCTCCCTCCTCCGTTACGGGTACGACAGCTACGGCGCCGGGATGAGATACAACCTCGCGAAAAGTGTGCCTGCCGTCAGGGAGTTCCACCTCGTCCCTGTATAGACGCAGTCTCCTTCCGTCATATATCATTTTACTCTGGAGAGTCTTTTCCACTTCGTTTCCTCCTTTCATGCCGAAGAGAACGGTATATCCAGCCCGCAACAGGTCTCCGCAAAGACCGTCTCAAGACCTTTGCCGTGGGCGTAAGCCGCTGCGCCATCCGCCGGAAAAG belongs to Candidatus Bathyanammoxibius amoris and includes:
- a CDS encoding polyprenyl synthetase family protein; this encodes MDFAAALKPVNSSMIEVEQRLFTDLAADNREVGEIILHVSRFKGKRFRPAVLLLSGKVCGKIAPQHLDLAVVAELIHIATLIHDDVIDEATMRRHVETVDAKWGREISILLGDYIWSRGFTILASMDSQMATYIMSQTVNIMCEGELVQLIRRYDLSLTEEEYLDIIERKTARLFATCCRLGAMFAGANRGMQETLASYGLKIGMAFQIVDDCLDIVGNEDEMGKSLSTDLQKGKLTLPIIRLAGNLPETRRESTCSWIFQNFNDQNRSTVLELFTEHDAVEYSINKANQYVREAKDVISSLAESEGKMALLELADAVVSRTK
- a CDS encoding NUDIX hydrolase, producing MEKTLQSKMIYDGRRLRLYRDEVELPDGRHTFREVVSHPGAVAVVPVTEEGDVFLVKQFRYAIRSELYEIPAGIIEKGESPEQCAVRELREEAGLNAGKMEKLGQFYTSPGVMDELMHIYRATELTAPGYKPEEGIEVVKMKLGQAIDKIKTGEIADAKTICGIFWVVRGITQKEAH